The following are from one region of the Paenibacillus sp. KS-LC4 genome:
- a CDS encoding serine hydrolase domain-containing protein → MEFQPLVSFVDRITSWRVPWAEVLVMHQNDIVFRYRSGYANLEEQTPISERAIFNLYSLTKIMTCVAALQLVERGAMLLSDPVSDYLPEYGEMTVRKTLPNGEVRLEKATRLITVRDLFTMTAGFSYDIGTPAFKEAVQNTNGTLPTRAFAKALAKEPLLFEPGTHWNYSMCHDVLGALVEVVSGRRFGTYLREEITGPLGMNDTVFDLNADQQNRLIPQYMYNEELEKAIRQDGNGYRIGTEFESGGAGLLSTVSDYSLFLNALTGYGTSPDGVRILSKASVELMRKDHLNEQTRGDYSWDHMSGYGYGLGVRTHVSKSLSGSLSPVGEFGWSGAAGCMAIIDPDSKLTVMYAQHLLNSQEPYVQRRLRNVVYSCL, encoded by the coding sequence ATGGAATTTCAACCGCTTGTTTCATTTGTTGACCGTATCACTTCCTGGCGAGTTCCGTGGGCAGAGGTACTCGTAATGCATCAAAATGATATCGTTTTCCGTTACCGCAGCGGCTATGCAAACCTTGAGGAACAGACGCCTATCAGCGAAAGAGCGATCTTCAATCTTTACTCCTTGACGAAAATTATGACCTGCGTGGCAGCGCTTCAACTGGTGGAGAGAGGCGCTATGCTGCTAAGTGATCCGGTTTCCGACTATTTGCCGGAGTATGGCGAGATGACGGTGAGGAAAACTTTGCCGAACGGGGAAGTTCGGCTGGAAAAAGCAACCCGTCTCATTACGGTACGCGACTTGTTTACGATGACTGCGGGATTCTCTTATGATATAGGTACTCCAGCTTTTAAGGAAGCTGTGCAGAACACTAACGGAACATTGCCAACACGTGCTTTCGCGAAAGCGCTTGCCAAGGAGCCGCTGTTATTTGAGCCAGGTACGCATTGGAACTACAGCATGTGTCACGATGTGCTAGGGGCATTAGTAGAGGTGGTTAGCGGAAGACGCTTTGGTACATATCTACGAGAAGAAATCACTGGACCACTTGGGATGAATGATACGGTGTTCGATCTGAACGCTGATCAGCAGAACCGACTGATTCCGCAGTATATGTACAATGAAGAGCTTGAAAAAGCCATACGTCAGGATGGAAATGGTTACCGAATCGGTACTGAATTTGAGAGTGGCGGCGCCGGATTATTGTCTACAGTTAGTGATTATTCACTGTTTTTGAACGCATTGACTGGGTATGGAACTAGCCCGGACGGCGTGCGGATTCTATCAAAAGCCTCGGTAGAGCTGATGCGAAAGGATCATCTGAATGAGCAGACCCGCGGCGATTATTCATGGGATCACATGAGTGGGTACGGGTATGGTCTTGGTGTCCGGACCCATGTCTCCAAGTCATTAAGCGGCTCACTGAGCCCGGTCGGCGAATTCGGATGGAGCGGCGCAGCCGGGTGCATGGCGATCATTGACCCGGATTCCAAGCTTACCGTTATGTATGCCCAGCACCTTCTAAACAGTCAGGAGCCTTACGTTCAGCGGCGCTTGCGAAATGTCGTTTATTCCTGCTTGTAA
- a CDS encoding family 43 glycosylhydrolase has product MNYISRRISKTSLIVMCSILIMVLFAGTQAHASTNTIKNGPHWYDTNGNQIQAYGSNFTWSDGYFYWFGLNWTGNNTGGNNNFQGMNCYRSTDLVNWEYVGVALANQTSGDLGPNRVVENGDVIYNSATNKWVMWLHIDNESYSEGKVGIATSDSITGPYTYQGSSNMLGKLLRDQTAWVDDDGTGYLFADDDVNGARNLKIFKMNDSYTDLVSIVASLGHIEAPAVQKVNGVYYLLSSELTGWATNRNKYQTATSIAGPWSDRVDVAPPETNTYNTQTQNIIRAGNTFIYVGGRWAQGNLADSRYVMLPMTVDSSAKTMYIPNYYDQWSLNSSDWSWSDTSNNKALFKTVTASSSLENYGWGKAKAVDERRNSISGFMGYSSQLGQNSNHTEWVEINLGEVKTFSKIVLYPRNDSGHVGDGFPIDFKIQVWNGNTWLDRVSETGYTKPDNSAQEFTWGFLDNTNRIRVYATNLRTVGNNGYLMQLSEIEVY; this is encoded by the coding sequence ATGAATTATATTTCCAGAAGAATTTCAAAAACGTCATTGATTGTAATGTGCTCCATATTAATTATGGTGCTGTTTGCCGGCACTCAAGCGCACGCCTCTACCAATACGATAAAAAACGGACCTCATTGGTATGATACGAACGGGAATCAAATTCAAGCGTATGGCTCCAATTTCACCTGGTCGGATGGTTATTTTTATTGGTTCGGTCTGAATTGGACGGGAAATAATACGGGGGGAAATAATAATTTTCAAGGTATGAATTGTTACCGATCTACGGATCTTGTGAATTGGGAATACGTCGGTGTGGCTCTTGCCAATCAAACATCTGGTGATTTAGGGCCAAATCGAGTTGTTGAGAACGGTGATGTTATCTATAACAGTGCAACTAATAAGTGGGTTATGTGGCTTCACATCGATAATGAATCGTACAGTGAAGGTAAGGTTGGCATTGCTACCAGCGATTCTATCACCGGGCCATATACGTACCAAGGAAGTTCTAACATGCTTGGGAAACTATTGCGTGATCAAACAGCCTGGGTAGATGATGATGGGACTGGGTATTTGTTTGCAGACGATGATGTTAATGGTGCTAGAAACTTAAAAATCTTTAAGATGAATGATAGCTACACAGACTTGGTTTCTATAGTTGCATCCTTGGGACATATCGAAGCACCGGCTGTTCAGAAGGTAAATGGAGTCTATTATTTGCTTAGCTCGGAACTGACAGGTTGGGCAACTAACCGCAATAAGTACCAAACGGCAACCTCGATCGCAGGTCCTTGGTCAGATAGAGTTGATGTCGCTCCGCCTGAAACCAATACCTACAATACTCAGACACAAAATATCATCAGAGCAGGGAATACCTTTATTTATGTTGGCGGACGATGGGCCCAAGGCAATCTCGCTGATTCACGCTATGTCATGCTTCCGATGACCGTTGATAGCTCAGCAAAAACGATGTATATTCCAAATTACTATGATCAATGGAGTTTAAATTCTTCAGACTGGTCTTGGAGCGATACGTCGAATAATAAGGCTTTATTTAAAACCGTTACGGCATCGAGTTCACTTGAGAATTACGGTTGGGGAAAAGCCAAGGCAGTTGACGAAAGACGAAATTCAATCAGTGGATTCATGGGTTATTCTAGCCAGCTTGGCCAGAACTCAAATCATACGGAATGGGTGGAAATCAATCTCGGAGAGGTCAAGACATTTTCCAAAATTGTGCTTTACCCTCGCAATGACAGCGGTCATGTAGGGGACGGCTTCCCGATTGATTTCAAGATTCAGGTGTGGAACGGCAACACTTGGTTGGATCGGGTTAGTGAGACCGGCTATACGAAGCCGGACAATTCAGCCCAAGAGTTTACTTGGGGCTTCTTGGACAACACTAACCGAATTCGAGTATACGCAACCAATCTAAGAACGGTCGGCAATAATGGTTATTTGATGCAACTGTCAGAAATTGAAGTTTATTAA
- a CDS encoding histidine kinase, producing the protein MKVRFTSIFTKLLICFFLVMLPLYALGIWSTHIGSKQMRTEIEKSNESKLKFNYYYLEFELSRLSKLLSEYSNDLEIANFPTDLPILDSYEVAEQMNDIYRKTRLIKESSGYIQDVIYFIPALGKTISSSGYISMLDKKELTGLLSSRGNLKSSLSLYNGDLYVLLGLPFNLDRQIDPNFLLALKINKTEIINRLNGFTEPENGSAAMIFGRGDMILTSKGGEGVAEDYFKSNIPDLTDSNGEITKMEFGNSRIYLISNSELGFELAGFISKKSLSQPIDMYTRWLWKITVFSIGIIFLFTYGIIRIIHRPLGKLIRGFKGVELGRTNDLILHNRNDEFGYLYERFNEMVYRLGQLIEDNYIQNIRTREAEYKQLQSQITPHFLYNSLFTIKQMAETGDVDGIKEFADYLGQYFQYITRNAAQNVGLGVEFDHAVVYLSLQEIRYAPRVRVALEPVPEELRSLPVPKVILQPILENAFEHGLRNKPSKGLIRMTYTNKGDTLIFTIEDNGEELTDKGLATLRHRINDKGNDSHKETTGLVNVHHRLRIRYGDSFGLELNRSELGGLQVNVRLPRTGETEHV; encoded by the coding sequence ATGAAAGTCAGGTTCACTTCCATATTTACTAAACTTTTAATCTGCTTTTTTTTAGTGATGCTTCCATTATATGCATTGGGCATCTGGTCAACACATATTGGTTCCAAACAGATGCGAACTGAAATTGAAAAGTCCAATGAATCCAAACTGAAGTTTAATTACTATTATTTAGAGTTCGAACTATCCCGATTGTCAAAATTGCTGTCTGAGTATTCCAATGATTTGGAAATCGCGAACTTTCCGACAGACTTGCCGATACTGGACAGTTACGAAGTCGCAGAGCAAATGAATGATATTTATCGAAAGACTCGACTTATCAAAGAGTCCAGCGGTTATATTCAAGATGTTATCTATTTCATTCCCGCACTCGGCAAAACAATCAGTTCATCGGGTTATATCTCAATGTTGGACAAGAAGGAGTTGACAGGACTGCTTAGCAGCAGAGGGAACCTCAAGAGTTCTCTTTCATTATACAATGGAGACTTATACGTGTTGCTTGGATTACCTTTTAATTTGGACAGGCAAATAGATCCCAATTTTCTGCTAGCATTGAAGATCAACAAGACAGAAATCATAAACAGACTTAACGGCTTTACCGAGCCGGAAAACGGCAGTGCGGCAATGATCTTCGGAAGAGGTGACATGATATTGACTTCGAAAGGGGGAGAGGGAGTAGCGGAGGATTACTTCAAATCAAATATTCCTGATCTCACAGATTCAAATGGGGAGATTACGAAGATGGAATTTGGGAACAGCCGAATTTATCTCATTAGCAACAGTGAGCTAGGCTTTGAGCTTGCGGGATTTATTTCTAAGAAAAGCCTGTCACAGCCTATTGATATGTACACGAGGTGGTTATGGAAAATCACGGTCTTCTCAATCGGAATTATTTTCCTTTTTACCTACGGGATTATTCGGATTATTCATCGCCCGCTGGGCAAATTGATTCGGGGGTTCAAGGGTGTTGAACTTGGACGAACAAACGATCTTATTTTGCATAATCGAAATGATGAATTTGGGTACCTTTACGAACGTTTCAATGAAATGGTTTATCGATTGGGACAGTTGATTGAAGACAATTACATTCAGAATATCCGAACGAGAGAAGCGGAGTACAAGCAGCTGCAATCCCAGATCACGCCGCATTTTCTATATAATAGCCTGTTCACCATCAAGCAGATGGCTGAAACCGGTGATGTCGATGGAATTAAAGAGTTCGCGGATTATTTAGGTCAGTATTTTCAATATATCACACGAAATGCCGCTCAAAATGTGGGGCTTGGTGTAGAATTCGATCATGCAGTTGTCTATCTGTCACTGCAAGAAATTCGATATGCTCCTCGAGTACGTGTTGCCCTCGAACCCGTTCCTGAGGAACTGCGGTCTCTTCCCGTTCCGAAAGTTATTCTGCAACCGATATTGGAGAACGCTTTTGAGCATGGGTTGCGTAATAAGCCATCCAAAGGCCTCATTCGAATGACATACACAAACAAGGGGGACACGCTGATCTTTACGATTGAAGATAATGGAGAGGAGCTTACCGATAAAGGATTGGCTACGCTTCGTCATCGGATTAACGATAAAGGAAATGATTCCCACAAGGAAACAACTGGACTAGTCAATGTTCATCACCGTCTACGTATCCGATATGGCGATTCGTTCGGCCTTGAACTCAACCGGAGCGAGCTTGGCGGGCTGCAGGTGAATGTAAGATTACCGAGAACGGGAGAGACAGAGCATGTTTAG
- a CDS encoding MbtH family NRPS accessory protein, giving the protein MENEMLEFSYKVVVNVEEQYALWPLHLKNPVGWSDAGKNGTKEECLAYVKEVWRDLTPLSLRQA; this is encoded by the coding sequence ATGGAGAACGAAATGCTAGAATTCAGCTACAAAGTAGTCGTCAATGTCGAGGAGCAATATGCGCTATGGCCCTTGCACCTGAAAAATCCAGTCGGCTGGAGCGATGCTGGCAAGAATGGCACAAAGGAAGAATGTCTGGCATATGTGAAGGAAGTATGGAGAGACTTGACACCTTTAAGTTTGCGTCAAGCATAA
- a CDS encoding extracellular solute-binding protein — protein MVKIRKLAWGFLSLVTATSMLSACGNGSDGNNATATSGSTTASAEASNSGPVDTSNPLKYDPPITIRATLSDSGKNFLNEGDSLEDNVWTRGYEQELGIKVKYDWITDQANEVEKMNVTLAGGDLPEILNVHDTQLQRLVEAGQVADLTDAYNKYASDQLKSYLSASDGVALKTVTLDGKMVAIPNFTGTLDSAHMVWIRQDWMKKLNLQQPKTMDDLIAIAQAFVNDDPDGNGKKDTYGLVLTKALNTDSMFQPTGFLNGYHAFLDSWVQDASGNYVYSTIQPEVKTALAKLQELYKTGIIDPEFGTKDASKTGETVNSGKAGMFFGPMYAPFPVGDSVKNDKNADWVPYPIPSSDDKPAVVQTSVSISNYYAVQAEYEHPEALIKMLNYQIEKMYGENAATERRKFTGESDQGWHMATVSLLPPDKNLTFQIQIKAALDANDPSSLDVEGKGYYDGIMKYRAGDRSAWWQERIFGPESSQSVIKYYKDNNLTYVNPFVYAPTKSMTSYKSTLEKLQLETFTKIIYGASSIDEFDKFVASWKKLGGDKITTEVNELLKK, from the coding sequence ATGGTGAAAATAAGGAAACTAGCATGGGGATTCTTGAGTCTGGTTACAGCAACATCGATGTTAAGCGCTTGTGGGAACGGAAGTGATGGAAACAATGCGACAGCAACATCTGGCAGCACTACTGCAAGTGCCGAGGCCAGCAACAGCGGTCCAGTCGATACTTCGAATCCTTTGAAGTATGATCCGCCGATTACAATTCGAGCTACTCTAAGTGATTCCGGGAAGAATTTTCTAAACGAAGGAGATTCTCTGGAGGATAACGTCTGGACCCGCGGGTATGAGCAGGAATTAGGAATTAAAGTGAAATATGACTGGATTACCGATCAGGCAAACGAAGTAGAAAAAATGAACGTCACGCTCGCAGGAGGTGACCTGCCGGAAATTCTCAATGTTCACGATACGCAGTTGCAACGGTTGGTGGAGGCCGGCCAAGTCGCCGATCTTACAGATGCATACAACAAGTACGCTTCTGATCAGCTCAAGAGTTATCTCTCGGCAAGTGATGGAGTTGCGCTTAAAACGGTTACTCTAGATGGCAAGATGGTCGCGATTCCAAACTTCACCGGAACGTTGGATTCGGCTCATATGGTTTGGATCCGTCAAGATTGGATGAAAAAATTAAATCTGCAACAACCGAAGACGATGGATGACCTGATTGCTATCGCACAAGCGTTTGTAAATGATGATCCGGATGGCAACGGCAAGAAGGATACGTATGGCTTGGTACTGACCAAAGCGTTGAATACGGATTCCATGTTTCAACCAACGGGATTCTTAAACGGCTATCATGCGTTCCTCGATAGCTGGGTACAAGATGCATCGGGGAATTACGTTTACAGCACGATTCAGCCTGAAGTTAAAACGGCTCTGGCTAAATTGCAGGAATTGTACAAAACAGGCATTATTGATCCGGAATTCGGTACGAAGGATGCTAGTAAGACGGGGGAAACAGTCAATTCTGGCAAAGCCGGAATGTTCTTTGGGCCAATGTATGCGCCGTTCCCGGTGGGTGATAGTGTAAAGAATGACAAAAACGCTGACTGGGTACCTTATCCAATTCCTTCGAGTGACGACAAACCTGCTGTAGTGCAGACTTCTGTATCGATCAGCAACTACTATGCTGTACAAGCAGAATATGAGCATCCAGAAGCGCTGATTAAGATGCTTAATTATCAGATCGAAAAGATGTATGGCGAAAACGCAGCTACTGAACGCAGAAAATTTACGGGGGAGTCCGATCAAGGCTGGCACATGGCAACGGTGTCTTTGTTACCACCGGACAAGAACCTTACCTTTCAAATTCAAATCAAGGCAGCACTTGATGCGAATGATCCTTCGTCCCTAGATGTCGAGGGGAAAGGCTACTACGACGGAATTATGAAGTATCGTGCTGGCGATCGTAGCGCATGGTGGCAAGAACGGATCTTTGGACCTGAGAGCTCGCAGAGCGTCATAAAGTATTACAAGGACAACAACCTAACCTACGTAAATCCATTCGTTTATGCTCCAACAAAGTCGATGACGAGCTATAAGTCAACGCTGGAGAAACTTCAATTAGAGACATTTACCAAAATTATATACGGCGCATCTTCTATCGATGAGTTTGATAAATTCGTGGCGAGCTGGAAAAAGCTCGGCGGTGATAAAATTACAACTGAAGTCAACGAATTGTTGAAGAAGTAA
- a CDS encoding SMI1/KNR4 family protein has translation MNINMKCCEFISWTKDNGWKITDKSEYELNLNESIVSRYKEIPESYLEFLKRVKKCITPSEKTWFICEDEYNNNADSAFRWNEFEVLSLEAAENDAEWKSEITSWWDKYLPIIISVDDGYSFYAIDLTNDIGAIVQGNEPEFEEVEKIANSFEDFFQLIMSNIIKMQ, from the coding sequence ATGAATATAAATATGAAATGTTGTGAATTCATTAGTTGGACAAAAGATAATGGATGGAAAATAACTGATAAATCTGAGTATGAATTAAATTTAAATGAAAGTATAGTATCCAGATATAAAGAAATTCCTGAAAGTTATTTGGAATTTTTAAAACGAGTTAAAAAATGCATAACGCCTAGTGAAAAAACATGGTTTATATGTGAGGATGAGTATAATAATAATGCGGATTCTGCATTTAGATGGAATGAATTTGAAGTACTAAGCTTAGAAGCAGCAGAGAATGATGCGGAATGGAAATCAGAAATAACTTCATGGTGGGATAAATATCTACCCATCATTATATCAGTTGATGACGGGTATTCATTTTATGCAATAGATTTAACGAATGATATAGGTGCTATTGTACAAGGAAATGAGCCTGAATTCGAAGAGGTGGAAAAAATAGCAAATAGTTTTGAGGATTTTTTTCAATTAATCATGTCTAATATAATAAAGATGCAATAG
- a CDS encoding response regulator: MFRLLIVDDEATIVEGLHAVFTSDSSFDELDVLKAYSATEALEWLSEVKVDVVLTDVSMPGLNGIDLVSRMASEWPRCKAVLLSGHNDFSYAQQAIRSPNVVDYLLKTEGMDKIRETVTKAIRLVREELTTSHQRILMQEKMPRALSGLQRRLLKDTLREKRESMRLEQEVIDALQLKFKLNMPVLLAAFFVEDWRSYANPIDYSLVQYAIGNIAEELLDSKTIVKCTEYDEYSIACFIQPIGREWPIESWKKRLPRFVHGTLETFQEACLTYLKVPVSIAVIDGPVQWPEVSQTYSRLLMALLGGTGFTTEKWMMVSVQEEEEREREADRHELKKRSFYHLENLFRTILAGDRKEAENHFQSLCSVYPSEGPKEPFDKLQFLNVASKQMLAAYDQLRILYANGTDCTAVLNLDAQSSWAHLLTQLRLSVKRINEITLQETDVSSSHEESSIIVYVHQYIHSHLDGDLSLSKIAKVVSLNPSYLSRWYKKHTGIALSEYINKVRVDKAKELLRISELKIHEISNRLGFTDPHYFFRFFKKAEKCTPNEYRDRSKING, encoded by the coding sequence ATGTTTAGACTTCTAATCGTGGATGATGAAGCAACGATAGTTGAAGGGTTGCACGCCGTGTTCACTAGTGATAGTAGCTTCGATGAGCTTGACGTTCTGAAAGCATATTCCGCGACAGAAGCACTTGAGTGGTTGTCCGAAGTTAAGGTCGATGTCGTGCTGACAGATGTGTCCATGCCCGGTTTGAACGGCATTGATTTAGTGAGTCGTATGGCTTCGGAATGGCCTCGTTGCAAGGCTGTTCTACTGTCCGGTCACAATGATTTTTCTTACGCACAGCAGGCGATTCGCAGTCCCAACGTAGTAGATTATTTGCTGAAGACAGAAGGGATGGATAAGATCCGTGAAACGGTCACCAAGGCAATCAGACTAGTCAGGGAAGAACTCACTACAAGCCATCAGCGGATACTCATGCAGGAAAAAATGCCGCGAGCGTTATCTGGGTTGCAAAGGCGGTTACTTAAGGATACTCTGCGCGAAAAACGGGAATCAATGAGACTCGAGCAAGAGGTGATTGATGCCTTGCAGCTGAAGTTCAAACTGAACATGCCCGTATTGCTTGCTGCTTTCTTTGTTGAGGACTGGCGGAGTTATGCTAATCCAATAGATTATTCTCTTGTCCAATATGCGATTGGCAATATCGCTGAGGAGCTGTTGGACTCAAAAACCATCGTGAAGTGTACGGAATATGATGAGTACTCGATAGCATGCTTCATTCAGCCGATCGGCCGTGAATGGCCCATCGAGTCTTGGAAGAAACGGTTGCCCCGGTTTGTACATGGAACACTTGAAACATTTCAGGAGGCATGCCTTACCTACTTGAAAGTGCCTGTATCTATTGCCGTAATTGATGGACCCGTCCAGTGGCCCGAAGTTTCGCAAACCTACAGTCGATTATTAATGGCTCTACTTGGGGGGACTGGATTTACAACAGAAAAATGGATGATGGTCTCGGTACAAGAAGAGGAGGAAAGAGAAAGAGAAGCAGATAGACATGAATTGAAGAAAAGGTCGTTTTACCACCTAGAGAACCTTTTTCGAACCATTTTAGCTGGTGACCGGAAGGAAGCGGAGAATCATTTCCAAAGTTTATGCAGTGTCTATCCTTCGGAAGGTCCGAAAGAGCCGTTCGATAAACTGCAGTTTCTAAATGTTGCCTCCAAACAAATGCTTGCTGCTTATGATCAGCTTCGTATTCTGTATGCAAACGGAACGGATTGTACTGCCGTACTTAACCTGGATGCTCAGTCATCATGGGCGCATCTGCTAACTCAACTTCGGCTAAGTGTTAAAAGAATCAATGAAATCACCTTGCAGGAAACAGATGTTTCGAGTAGCCATGAGGAGTCTTCCATTATCGTATACGTTCATCAATACATTCACTCGCATCTTGACGGCGATTTGTCATTATCCAAAATTGCCAAAGTAGTTTCGTTGAATCCGTCTTACCTGTCACGCTGGTATAAGAAGCATACCGGAATTGCATTATCCGAATATATTAACAAGGTTCGAGTAGATAAAGCAAAGGAACTGCTCCGCATCAGCGAATTAAAAATTCATGAGATATCCAATCGTCTTGGATTTACGGATCCTCATTATTTCTTCCGTTTTTTTAAAAAGGCTGAGAAATGTACACCGAATGAGTATCGTGATCGCTCAAAAATAAATGGATAG